TCTGAGCCAggtttaaattcattttccttCACTCTCTCATAAATTCCAACTAATATGTCTTTATCAATATCTCCACAATCATCTATTCCTCTAAGATTCTTGATAAAATCATCCAGCCTCATTCTACGTTCTGGTTTTAAATTTGGTGTATGCAAATCAGTATTCAGCATGATTATTGCAAAGGCCAATACAAAGACAGTGTCTGCTGAGCGTAGCCTGGATACTACGTCGGGATTGCATTGGCAATAACGTTGGCTAAATACCTCCATTAATCTCTCTATCTTTTGAGCTTCGCCAGGCATTCGAAAGTATGCTTGAAATTTTCTCAAGGCAACATCTACTTGCATTCCTGATAGGTCCAATTCATGCGAAAAacatctaaaaaagaaattgttaaaaattatttttattttattttattttattttaaagtatattataattagtaaaatatattataattaataattaagcgttaataaataatacaattatataaaaaatcaataatattaataatttgaattatgatTCTTTTAATGACAAAatctatttacttatttatattatttagagatattttttattttagatttcaaaaagaaatcatattttcttaaaatttattttaatatcataaatgttAATAGCTGCGCAATCGCGAGTAAAGTTATCTGTTACCAATCCACCTTGacctgaatttttttttcgaaattacaaaACGATTGGTTGTAAATAGATCAATACCATTTTTAGTATTCCTTTCACAgcgatttacaaaattatcttttgtaCTTTGTATCAAAGAATCGAATATAGAAATGAAACcaattacatttttagaaagaaaaacaagcgttaataacagaaaaaaaaaaatgtaccattacgttctttaattttattttattttttttttcacaagaaaataaaatgtacgtagtataaaagaataaaacgatACTTACTCAAGTACAGCCATATTGAAGGGATTTTGAAGATTTCCAAGATATTCTCCTATCATTTGTTTGGATAATCCTTTTCTACTAATCAAAAATCTAGCCACACCCTGGGGGCTATTTTCCAAGAAACCTCTTCTGATCAAATAACTAATCCCACGTTCTggtttcttattaaataaatttaagccCACTCGATATTGACGTTTCCTAACCGTTTCCGATACTTTATAGCTTGTTTGAGGTATATTTTCCGGATGATCCATGAGTGGAAGTTGATAACCGGAACTGGCATGTGAATGACCAAGATCTTTTACGCTATTTATCATAGCGTTAGAATCTGTAGTATGGTTAGTGCACTCCTGATGCTCTGGTGAACTtgactgtaaaaaaaaaagataaagttagaatatttaaaagaaattaaaaataaaataatatataaattttatattcttaatttatcaatttatttatagttataacaATAGTATTAACATAGATGAAAGTATTACATCATCTTctttattatgcaaatattaaaatagaatttatatctataatatatatttacaatgataagacaattatttgattatcattaatttaatttatattctttttattttatagcttatctattcatttttaaaatttcatcaaaacaaaaatatttaattttaaaattaaatgttcacattatattatatatttcttataatagagaataacaaaaaaacaatattatatttctttttaaatatcattatgcTAAAGTGACtagattaatttctttaaaaaaagattttaaagaaataaaaaaaaaatcataaacgCAGAATGGAAAAAACTCACGATTCCTTTATGCTTCCACACAGGTGATCCTCTTTGAGCGTCTCCTTCAGAACTCTCGCAATTAGTGGAATCGCTTCCAGAACTCTGAACCGAACTTAGGCTACCATTTTCAACGCTTTTACTAAGACCATTGTGACGTGGTTCCATAGATCTGGACGTAATGGAAGACGTTCTTTTTGGCACTTCCGGCGGTACTTTTTTCGCCGATCCTCTCGTTCTACCCGCGGAACCAAGATGACCAGCGCTGTTCCAATTTTGAACCACCTGTGTTTGAAGATTATGAGGCGTCGATGGTGATGTGCACGGTGTTCGTAATAGATCTCTCGGCGGTGTCTCTTGTCTGATGCTGCATAGTGTTTCCTGGAAAACAGAATaggaacgattttttttattgttattatatttatatatatatgtgtggaataaacaaaataaactttaaagttaaaagaaaaaatagaaatatttttgttctatGATAGTAACGActtaattaaacttatttgatatatacatacaataaatttattaatttaataaatattatatttactagaGAATCAATTTAgacatttttatgtataatggatatctttaataaaatcttaatctaataaatgcatatattCATTAGTTAATCTATGTAATCATATATCTAATAAGTGTTATGTTTTCACttaatagatatttgatataattttctacaagaagatttttttctatttttgataaagaatttGATCCTCTTTATTGTTtccaaattacataaataggactataattaattaatataagatgaaaaatctaaatcattgtattttgatcaaattttatcttaatttcctttcatcctatttaaaatttcataatacataacaataatcaatatatttaatttgaattgaaacgaatttatgttttacaatatttctcgTATCTTTCCACATTCCAAAGAAACAAATCATACGATAAGAAATGTGAATCACCTGCGGATTGTAATAATGCATACTAGATCCGCTTTCCTGGGAGCTGGACTCCCAGCACGGACTCGGTGGCAATTGTTGGTGTCTATTGCAAGGGCTGGGAGCCAGAGAGGGCGTGTGTCTGCCACTCTGATGTATATTGTGATTCGCGTGTGGATGACCAGCTATTTGAACTTCGCACCTGCCGCTTTGGCTCCTCGGTATCGGTGACTGCGAGTTCTCCACGTGCCTCCTCTCTCTCAGAGACATGCTTCTGATAGGCATTGGCCTGTTTGCTGTCTGCGGttgttgtatataaatttgactGTGATAAACCATCCTCTCGTGCTCGTTTGCGTTTGAAACTCTCTCCGATGTCTCTTGGAGCTTTCTGCTAAGCCGTTTCTCTGCTTTCGCCATGGCTGTGATAGCAGCGAATTTCTTTAACAGAGTGTATCTCCTAAAAGCTCTTTGAATAGTCAGTGCAGCATTTCTCGCCTTCACGCCGCCGTACTTCCTTTCCAGCATCTCTATCTGTTTGTCCAGCAGATCCTGAGATAATTCATACCTGTTTCAAAAGCAAAAATTGTAATGAGATATGATGCAACTTACTTTgtcaattatcaaattattttgaactGTAAAtgactttttattcttttattaaatatttttatattagataggATTCGTATTAAGAAACAGATTTCGTTAAagggaagaattaaaaagctTGAATCATAAATAGAGCTATGAACGAAGACGTGCGTTCTGAGAAAATTCACTTCTTCTTTTGATAGCCACAAACAACGTAAAGatcaattacataaaattcttatacgaaagtcaaaaaatttttaaccgttcaaaattttcataaaaaagatatcttatataaaaatttaataataacaatatatatacatattttttaaagaatctctCTGTAAATCTCAaatcttacaaattttaagaaaaactctttctttgcaatttgaagcaaattttcaaatttctcgttaattaatttttttttcaatctgtaagtaaaaaagaaacaaaggggggggaaaaaaaaaagaaaagaaaactggAAGGAAATCAGATGTTCGATCTTACGCATTCTGTAGCCTGCATCTCTTCAGCACGTCTCCGTTACGTACAGGTCCTTTTTTAAGGTGATTCTGTTGATACCCTGTAGCTTGCGGCTGGCCGCCGTACCCCTGCACCATGGTGCCGTAGCTTTGCGGCTGATTGTATCCCGCGTGAGCGTACACCCTCACGTTGGACGTTGAATTGTAAGGTACGCCGTGAGCGCCGTAGTTCTGGCTCTGGACGTACGATTGGCCCGTGATATAAGACGTGGTCAGGGATGTTTGACTGCTCGACGAGTACACGCCGTGCATACCGCTTCCGTGCATTTGGCTCACGTTTGCCGTGTGCTGCGACGGCCTCTCCATCTTTTGCGGGAaactgtaattaaaaaaaagaaaataaatagaataattacactcgtacatttaaatttatatttttatatatttttatatttatattcataaatatttatatttttatttaaataattatttaaatggtCAAGGGAGGTTGGCAAGATATATAGGTCAATCTGCtcgatgaattaattttgtagcataataaattgtcttttaattgaagaattgtatgaatgaattaatgaaataataaccgtctctaaattattaaatgaatttaaatttttagttaaaattctgaaatttagTTATTAAGGACGATAAGACcctatagaatttaatttaatttttgagtttatttataattctagtAAATAGATTTGAGGTTAAATGACGATCCttggaatttcgattttaacgaaaattggATAAGTTCGGGGAGAATGATGagaggatttttaaaataatttcgatatactTCCATATGTACATTATGCAATATGATAAACGAGGTTATCTCGAGGAGTTAATCTCGCGGGCTCATCTTGTTCGCGCGCACGAGCACCGTGATTGGTTTATTGAATATCCGCCCGCCACGTGATTGGCAAACGTGATTTCCGGAGATCTCGCTTGCCGGCCCAGATCAATCGTttctatcgaaatattttctaacattTGCGAAgcgaatctaatattatttttaaaaagagaagagactTAAATTCTCGGATCGATTTCACTTAGAAGAagatttttcgttcgaaaaaatttttcttttcttttctggaCGAAACgagttaatgaaaaattttacttttcgacGAGAGtctgaaaattgaaatctcgaaattaattacaattgtaaGAATTGGGAGAGATCGTGCGCGGAGGAAATTTACCAGAAATAAGCCTGCCAACTATAACTACAACGAAACATCGCGGTGAATGGTCGCGAGGAAAAACGCCGCTTCTGTTCACCAGCTGCAGGCAATTACCATTCGAGGGACTGTTTCGCGCTTCGTGAATCACACGCGATGAATCATACCTCGAAATTCACCCCCGTACAATTGCAGGATAACAACCTACCCCGTGAGAAATCCTGCCACGAAGACCACCATGTcgattccttctttctctctctttcgatcactcgattattcgattattcgattttaattcgcTTTAAACGTATCTTGAACACCACATTTTTCACGTTAATATTCTTCACTTCACTCTTAgtaagaaggaaaaataaaataataaaatagggAAAGATTTAGGATTtttggataataatataagatagtaaaatttttagagatttaaatataagagagtaaaattttttttttttggaaagtataattttcaagatttctggaaattggaaaactctcgatgaagaataataatataaaatagtaaaatttttagagatttaaatataagagagtaaaatttttttttttggaaagtataattttcaagatttctggaaattggaaaactctcgatgaagaataataatataaaatagtaaaatttttagagatttaaatataagagagtaaaattttttttttttggaaagtataattttcaagatttctggaaattggaaaactctcgatgaagaataataatataagatagtaaaatttttagagatttaaatataagagagtaaaatttttttttttggaaagtataatttttaagatttatggAAAACTCTCGATGAAGATCGAaagctttgaaaatttttctggaCTAatctaaaatcttttaatatcggaagatttacaagattttaaattccaaaataattataataatcgattagaCTTAATTTTAGAAGGAAAGGGATAATCTATATTCGGAGGGAAGGATGATCTCGAATTTGGAGAATCGTAGATGGTCTCGAAAAGCTGGTCGATgaaaagggaggaaggagCGGTAGGAAGGTTCGATGCGAACTGGAGGAAGGGTCGTGACAGTTTGAGAGATCGTAGCAGGGTGGGCTAAGGTGATCGAGGATCGCGAGCAGCTGGCAGCCACGGGCATTCTTCGTCCTCGAGGATCGGAAATCAGTGACAGTCGGGGAACGAGTGATACGAGAGCACGTGTGCACATCAAGCCAAGTTGCGTGCAactttctatttcaattttctcaacGTATGTATTCTCTGtgaaattcttttccttttttttttttttttgaagaaaggaGACAACTCCTCTCATTTCCttatttcatttcctttcTCCCAGATTTGTAGAGAGACTTAtccttgaataaattttaaaatataatttgtaaaatttgtaaaattcgcTGAAATATTGAGatgagaatagaataaaatagaaatattggtaaaaaattaatttcgaaacacGATTCCACAATCTCttcatctattatattttattattctacagAACAaacgaataatgaaatatgtatgtaatatcgagaagaggagagaaaaaaaaaattaattcgagctCGAAATGGGTTAAGAGACACTCGAGGATAAATGGCTTGTGTATCCTGGCGAGCTTCGTTATTTCGCCAGAAGTGGAGAAGGGTAAAAAGGGATGCTACCTTTTCAACCAGTCCTTGAAAACGTGTATCTACTTTCACATGTGTGTCAGCAGGTAGATAGAAGATATcgaacgatgatgatgatgatgatgatgatgataataataatgacgaTGGCCG
This genomic interval from Apis mellifera strain DH4 linkage group LG7, Amel_HAv3.1, whole genome shotgun sequence contains the following:
- the LOC413410 gene encoding IQ motif and SEC7 domain-containing protein 1 isoform X5; the encoded protein is MVVFVAGFLTGFPQKMERPSQHTANVSQMHGSGMHGVYSSSSQTSLTTSYITGQSYVQSQNYGAHGVPYNSTSNVRVYAHAGYNQPQSYGTMVQGYGGQPQATGYQQNHLKKGPVRNGDVLKRCRLQNAYELSQDLLDKQIEMLERKYGGVKARNAALTIQRAFRRYTLLKKFAAITAMAKAEKRLSRKLQETSERVSNANEHERMVYHSQIYIQQPQTANRPMPIRSMSLRERRHVENSQSPIPRSQSGRCEVQIAGHPHANHNIHQSGRHTPSLAPSPCNRHQQLPPSPCWESSSQESGSSMHYYNPQETLCSIRQETPPRDLLRTPCTSPSTPHNLQTQVVQNWNSAGHLGSAGRTRGSAKKVPPEVPKRTSSITSRSMEPRHNGLSKSVENGSLSSVQSSGSDSTNCESSEGDAQRGSPVWKHKGISSSPEHQECTNHTTDSNAMINSVKDLGHSHASSGYQLPLMDHPENIPQTSYKVSETVRKRQYRVGLNLFNKKPERGISYLIRRGFLENSPQGVARFLISRKGLSKQMIGEYLGNLQNPFNMAVLECFSHELDLSGMQVDVALRKFQAYFRMPGEAQKIERLMEVFSQRYCQCNPDVVSRLRSADTVFVLAFAIIMLNTDLHTPNLKPERRMRLDDFIKNLRGIDDCGDIDKDILVGIYERVKENEFKPGSDHVSQVMKVQATIVGKKPNMALPHRRLVCYCRLYEIPDIHKKERPGVHQREVFLFNDLLVVTKILSKKKNSVTYTFRQSFPLCGMVVTLFEVPHYPYGIRLSQRVDGKVLVTFNARNAHDRCKFVEDLRESISEMDEMETLRIETELERQKSSRSARGGAENRDSGVADVEICPCPGPCSERSETTDMDTQLKRSALSNSLLDIHEQFAGEKPQRRGSVGSLDSGMSISFQSTSASSMSQGIKHPGQVHPIHPGATIPGGVKGLAQQPSFLGGLFTKRERKLSQSEESSPYSRTTEV
- the LOC413410 gene encoding IQ motif and SEC7 domain-containing protein 1 isoform X4, encoding MSTVLGSVGDPAGLLDPDVESILEEKNQLISRQYAEIERLQRELSEVIGERDALLCEVSKFKFEREMTDLTRLLDDSFPQKMERPSQHTANVSQMHGSGMHGVYSSSSQTSLTTSYITGQSYVQSQNYGAHGVPYNSTSNVRVYAHAGYNQPQSYGTMVQGYGGQPQATGYQQNHLKKGPVRNGDVLKRCRLQNAYELSQDLLDKQIEMLERKYGGVKARNAALTIQRAFRRYTLLKKFAAITAMAKAEKRLSRKLQETSERVSNANEHERMVYHSQIYIQQPQTANRPMPIRSMSLRERRHVENSQSPIPRSQSGRCEVQIAGHPHANHNIHQSGRHTPSLAPSPCNRHQQLPPSPCWESSSQESGSSMHYYNPQETLCSIRQETPPRDLLRTPCTSPSTPHNLQTQVVQNWNSAGHLGSAGRTRGSAKKVPPEVPKRTSSITSRSMEPRHNGLSKSVENGSLSSVQSSGSDSTNCESSEGDAQRGSPVWKHKGISSSPEHQECTNHTTDSNAMINSVKDLGHSHASSGYQLPLMDHPENIPQTSYKVSETVRKRQYRVGLNLFNKKPERGISYLIRRGFLENSPQGVARFLISRKGLSKQMIGEYLGNLQNPFNMAVLECFSHELDLSGMQVDVALRKFQAYFRMPGEAQKIERLMEVFSQRYCQCNPDVVSRLRSADTVFVLAFAIIMLNTDLHTPNLKPERRMRLDDFIKNLRGIDDCGDIDKDILVGIYERVKENEFKPGSDHVSQVMKVQATIVGKKPNMALPHRRLVCYCRLYEIPDIHKKERPGVHQREVFLFNDLLVVTKILSKKKNSVTYTFRQSFPLCGMVVTLFEVPHYPYGIRLSQRVDGKVLVTFNARNAHDRCKFVEDLRESISEMDEMETLRIETELERQKSSRSARGGAENRDSGVADVEICPCPGPCSERSETTDMDTQLKRSALSNSLLDIHEQFAGEKPQRRGSVGSLDSGGLFTKRERKLSQSEESSPYSRTTEV
- the LOC413410 gene encoding IQ motif and SEC7 domain-containing protein 1 isoform X2, whose protein sequence is MFMMIEPRSDRVVNTQTKHHCYQVIRTTKVHQSSKSSRIVTVQEKVIRSRLQMGYSTPTNFINRFPQKMERPSQHTANVSQMHGSGMHGVYSSSSQTSLTTSYITGQSYVQSQNYGAHGVPYNSTSNVRVYAHAGYNQPQSYGTMVQGYGGQPQATGYQQNHLKKGPVRNGDVLKRCRLQNAYELSQDLLDKQIEMLERKYGGVKARNAALTIQRAFRRYTLLKKFAAITAMAKAEKRLSRKLQETSERVSNANEHERMVYHSQIYIQQPQTANRPMPIRSMSLRERRHVENSQSPIPRSQSGRCEVQIAGHPHANHNIHQSGRHTPSLAPSPCNRHQQLPPSPCWESSSQESGSSMHYYNPQETLCSIRQETPPRDLLRTPCTSPSTPHNLQTQVVQNWNSAGHLGSAGRTRGSAKKVPPEVPKRTSSITSRSMEPRHNGLSKSVENGSLSSVQSSGSDSTNCESSEGDAQRGSPVWKHKGISSSPEHQECTNHTTDSNAMINSVKDLGHSHASSGYQLPLMDHPENIPQTSYKVSETVRKRQYRVGLNLFNKKPERGISYLIRRGFLENSPQGVARFLISRKGLSKQMIGEYLGNLQNPFNMAVLECFSHELDLSGMQVDVALRKFQAYFRMPGEAQKIERLMEVFSQRYCQCNPDVVSRLRSADTVFVLAFAIIMLNTDLHTPNLKPERRMRLDDFIKNLRGIDDCGDIDKDILVGIYERVKENEFKPGSDHVSQVMKVQATIVGKKPNMALPHRRLVCYCRLYEIPDIHKKERPGVHQREVFLFNDLLVVTKILSKKKNSVTYTFRQSFPLCGMVVTLFEVPHYPYGIRLSQRVDGKVLVTFNARNAHDRCKFVEDLRESISEMDEMETLRIETELERQKSSRSARGGAENRDSGVADVEICPCPGPCSERSETTDMDTQLKRSALSNSLLDIHEQFAGEKPQRRGSVGSLDSGMSISFQSTSASSMSQGIKHPGQVHPIHPGATIPGGVKGLAQQPSFLGGLFTKRERKLSQSEESSPYSRTTEV
- the LOC413410 gene encoding IQ motif and SEC7 domain-containing protein 1 isoform X1; the encoded protein is MSTVLGSVGDPAGLLDPDVESILEEKNQLISRQYAEIERLQRELSEVIGERDALLCEVSKFKFEREMTDLTRLLDDSFPQKMERPSQHTANVSQMHGSGMHGVYSSSSQTSLTTSYITGQSYVQSQNYGAHGVPYNSTSNVRVYAHAGYNQPQSYGTMVQGYGGQPQATGYQQNHLKKGPVRNGDVLKRCRLQNAYELSQDLLDKQIEMLERKYGGVKARNAALTIQRAFRRYTLLKKFAAITAMAKAEKRLSRKLQETSERVSNANEHERMVYHSQIYIQQPQTANRPMPIRSMSLRERRHVENSQSPIPRSQSGRCEVQIAGHPHANHNIHQSGRHTPSLAPSPCNRHQQLPPSPCWESSSQESGSSMHYYNPQETLCSIRQETPPRDLLRTPCTSPSTPHNLQTQVVQNWNSAGHLGSAGRTRGSAKKVPPEVPKRTSSITSRSMEPRHNGLSKSVENGSLSSVQSSGSDSTNCESSEGDAQRGSPVWKHKGISSSPEHQECTNHTTDSNAMINSVKDLGHSHASSGYQLPLMDHPENIPQTSYKVSETVRKRQYRVGLNLFNKKPERGISYLIRRGFLENSPQGVARFLISRKGLSKQMIGEYLGNLQNPFNMAVLECFSHELDLSGMQVDVALRKFQAYFRMPGEAQKIERLMEVFSQRYCQCNPDVVSRLRSADTVFVLAFAIIMLNTDLHTPNLKPERRMRLDDFIKNLRGIDDCGDIDKDILVGIYERVKENEFKPGSDHVSQVMKVQATIVGKKPNMALPHRRLVCYCRLYEIPDIHKKERPGVHQREVFLFNDLLVVTKILSKKKNSVTYTFRQSFPLCGMVVTLFEVPHYPYGIRLSQRVDGKVLVTFNARNAHDRCKFVEDLRESISEMDEMETLRIETELERQKSSRSARGGAENRDSGVADVEICPCPGPCSERSETTDMDTQLKRSALSNSLLDIHEQFAGEKPQRRGSVGSLDSGMSISFQSTSASSMSQGIKHPGQVHPIHPGATIPGGVKGLAQQPSFLGGLFTKRERKLSQSEESSPYSRTTEV
- the LOC413410 gene encoding IQ motif and SEC7 domain-containing protein 2 isoform X3; translated protein: MSTVLGSVGDPAGLLDPDVESILEEKNQLISRQYAEIERLQRELSEVIGERDALLCEVSKFKFEREMTDLTRLLDDSFPQKMERPSQHTANVSQMHGSGMHGVYSSSSQTSLTTSYITGQSYVQSQNYGAHGVPYNSTSNVRVYAHAGYNQPQSYGTMVQGYGGQPQATGYELSQDLLDKQIEMLERKYGGVKARNAALTIQRAFRRYTLLKKFAAITAMAKAEKRLSRKLQETSERVSNANEHERMVYHSQIYIQQPQTANRPMPIRSMSLRERRHVENSQSPIPRSQSGRCEVQIAGHPHANHNIHQSGRHTPSLAPSPCNRHQQLPPSPCWESSSQESGSSMHYYNPQETLCSIRQETPPRDLLRTPCTSPSTPHNLQTQVVQNWNSAGHLGSAGRTRGSAKKVPPEVPKRTSSITSRSMEPRHNGLSKSVENGSLSSVQSSGSDSTNCESSEGDAQRGSPVWKHKGISSSPEHQECTNHTTDSNAMINSVKDLGHSHASSGYQLPLMDHPENIPQTSYKVSETVRKRQYRVGLNLFNKKPERGISYLIRRGFLENSPQGVARFLISRKGLSKQMIGEYLGNLQNPFNMAVLECFSHELDLSGMQVDVALRKFQAYFRMPGEAQKIERLMEVFSQRYCQCNPDVVSRLRSADTVFVLAFAIIMLNTDLHTPNLKPERRMRLDDFIKNLRGIDDCGDIDKDILVGIYERVKENEFKPGSDHVSQVMKVQATIVGKKPNMALPHRRLVCYCRLYEIPDIHKKERPGVHQREVFLFNDLLVVTKILSKKKNSVTYTFRQSFPLCGMVVTLFEVPHYPYGIRLSQRVDGKVLVTFNARNAHDRCKFVEDLRESISEMDEMETLRIETELERQKSSRSARGGAENRDSGVADVEICPCPGPCSERSETTDMDTQLKRSALSNSLLDIHEQFAGEKPQRRGSVGSLDSGMSISFQSTSASSMSQGIKHPGQVHPIHPGATIPGGVKGLAQQPSFLGGLFTKRERKLSQSEESSPYSRTTEV